In Nocardioides sp. InS609-2, a single genomic region encodes these proteins:
- a CDS encoding ABC transporter permease has translation MSIPGAGEVMATHTEDSVVEDATAPREPMAGRSPMRIALGRLRKDTVAMVCFGIVMIFVLIAIFAGTLADLFNVDLTVGNPADQLDFLGDGMPLKGPPNHGFDPEHPFGVSPNTANDNLAYWLYGCRTSLLIATTSTVLATIIGVVLGLVAGFTGGVVDKVVSFITDLFLTLPFLLIALITAPIINSRFNDQPDLYSTLQKWSLVGILVFFGWMGVCRLVRGETISLREREFIQASRVIGMPTRRILFKELLPNLVSPIVVSVSLLLPAFIALEAGLAFLGVGITQGASWGQTILLASKYFEKYPLYLWEPLLGIVVLTVSLNLLGDAIRDAVDPKTRR, from the coding sequence ATGTCGATTCCCGGCGCGGGCGAGGTCATGGCCACGCACACGGAGGACTCGGTCGTCGAGGATGCGACCGCACCCAGGGAGCCGATGGCGGGCCGTTCGCCGATGCGCATCGCCCTCGGCCGGCTCCGCAAGGACACCGTCGCGATGGTGTGCTTCGGGATCGTGATGATCTTCGTGCTGATCGCGATCTTCGCCGGCACATTGGCCGATCTGTTCAACGTCGACCTCACGGTCGGCAACCCGGCCGACCAGCTCGACTTCCTCGGTGACGGCATGCCGCTGAAGGGGCCGCCCAACCACGGCTTCGACCCCGAGCACCCGTTCGGAGTGTCCCCCAACACGGCCAACGACAACCTGGCCTACTGGCTCTACGGCTGCCGCACGTCGTTGCTCATCGCTACGACGTCCACCGTGCTCGCGACGATCATCGGGGTCGTCCTCGGCCTGGTGGCCGGCTTCACGGGTGGTGTCGTCGACAAGGTCGTCTCGTTCATCACCGACCTGTTCCTGACCCTGCCGTTCCTGCTGATCGCCCTGATCACGGCGCCGATCATCAACTCGCGTTTCAACGACCAGCCCGACCTCTATTCGACGCTCCAGAAGTGGAGCCTGGTCGGGATCCTGGTGTTCTTCGGCTGGATGGGTGTGTGTCGTCTGGTGCGGGGCGAGACGATCTCGTTGCGGGAGCGCGAGTTCATCCAGGCCTCGCGCGTGATCGGCATGCCGACGCGACGCATCCTCTTCAAGGAGCTGCTGCCCAACTTGGTCTCGCCGATCGTGGTGTCGGTTTCACTGTTGCTGCCCGCCTTCATCGCCCTCGAGGCCGGACTCGCGTTCCTCGGCGTCGGCATCACCCAGGGCGCGTCCTGGGGTCAGACGATCCTGCTGGCCAGCAAGTACTTCGAGAAGTACCCCCTCTACCTCTGGGAGCCCCTGCTCGGGATCGTCGTCCTGACGGTCTCCTTGAACCTTCTCGGCGACGCCATCCGCGACGCCGTCGACCCCAAGACCCGGCGCTGA